The genomic DNA CTTCAGTACTGTGGATCTCTTTAGAGACTTGCTTTAGAATACTCAAAGCAAGGTCTGGTTCTTTAGCCATTAGTTCTTTGACAATATTTTTCGGAATGAAGCAAACCTCACTGTTTTCCTGAGCGACAGCCGTAGCGTGGTATTTTTCTTCCGCGAATAAGGCTCGATAGCCAAGCATTTCTCCGGCTTTATGAAATCTCAGGATAACTTCATTTCCCTCTTCATCTATGTGATTTAACCTAATGATACCATTATCGATACAGTAAAGACCTTGAGGGCTATCACCTTCACGAAAAATAGTTTCACCTTTTCTATATGTGACGTGCTTTTTGTTCTCGTTTAAAAAATTTAAATACTTTTGCTTTAAGTTACAAAAGTGCGAATTTGAAAGACTAGCGCAATTTCCGCAATCATCTGATTTCATATCAACCACCAATATGATTACTATCCTCCTCAAATTTGACGAACTCAAAAGGTTTAATAAAATTTAAAAATTAAAATGTAGCTTTATGAATTCGGAGCGCAGCGCGATGTAAATGTAGGGTAAAAAAAAGCCCCAGCTTGAACCGGGGCTTTCTTAATATCAAATCTTAAAATAAATTATTATCTACGCGGTCTGCTACGTTCGCTGCTTGCGCTGCGAGGTTTGCGTGCGCCACTAAATGAAGATCTGTCACCTTCTTTACGGGGCTTGCGTTCTGAGCGTTCTGCTCTTTCGCCTCGGTCAGCAGTTGCCGCTCTTGCAGGTCTTTCGCTACGCTCCGGTCTATCCGCACGATCAGCTCTTGGACCTCTACGTTCAGATCTCTCACCGCGATCATCTCTCACGTCAGCTTTGTATCCACCGCCGCGATCATCGCGTCTTCCATATCCACGGCTGCCGCCCTCTCCACGATCGTCACGTCTTCCGTATCTTCCGCCGCCGCCACCGCCGCGTCTTGATCTGCTCACTCCGCCACCAGTTCCGCTTCCACGGTTACCAGCACCAAGAGTTAATGGCTGAATGTCTTTTTGGAATAATAGATCGCTATAATCAGCAATTAACATTGCCGCCAAAATTTCATTAGGAGTTTTTTCTTTGATTGCAGAGACTGAATCTTCAACCATTTTTAAAGCTTTATTGAATAAGAATTCGTTTTCAGTCGCCTTAACCAAGTTTTCTTGAATGCTTGCGATTTTTTGTAGAGCTAATTTTTGACCAGATGGAATTTCTAATTTTTCCATTTGAACTTTCAATTGGCCTTGGATTCTGTGCATGTCTCTCACTTCTTGATTAGAAATGATGTTGATTACAGTTCCAGATTCACCATTTCTTCCAGTTCTTCCGATTCTATGAGTATAAGTGTCTACAACCCACGGCATAGTGTAATTGATCACGTGAGTTAACTCTTTAATGTCGAGTCCTCTAGCTGCAACGTCAGTTGCAACTAGAATTCTTACAGCGCGCTTTCTAAATCTTGCCAGTGTAGTTTCTCTTTCTTGTTGAGTTCTATCACCATGGA from Bdellovibrionota bacterium includes the following:
- a CDS encoding Crp/Fnr family transcriptional regulator: MKSDDCGNCASLSNSHFCNLKQKYLNFLNENKKHVTYRKGETIFREGDSPQGLYCIDNGIIRLNHIDEEGNEVILRFHKAGEMLGYRALFAEEKYHATAVAQENSEVCFIPKNIVKELMAKEPDLALSILKQVSKEIHSTEDRMTSIISKPVKSRVAEALIYFKNELPESKWTRKDIAEWIGTTPETVMRTLAHFESEGFIHQEGRLIRIADDQAISNISKEY
- a CDS encoding DEAD/DEAH box helicase produces the protein MNQTMTFSDLGLNPELVKHLLTMQFTTPTPIQVNTIPKLLKSKDDFVGLAPTGTGKTAAFGLPLIEKIDANKNAIQALVLSPTRELAQQVSLQLQNFGRQKNIKVVTVYGGASYSTQLSGLKRGAHIVVATPGRLVDFIEKKALSLANVQVVVLDEADEMVSRGFKDDLEFILEATKGQETHPQTWLFSATMSSQVSKIANSYLKVTETTEIKKEDQINSNVKQMYIAVPERDKAEVLTRILQADDNFYGLIFCEMKSQVSTLTRILTERGFAAEAIHGDRTQQERETTLARFRKRAVRILVATDVAARGLDIKELTHVINYTMPWVVDTYTHRIGRTGRNGESGTVINIISNQEVRDMHRIQGQLKVQMEKLEIPSGQKLALQKIASIQENLVKATENEFLFNKALKMVEDSVSAIKEKTPNEILAAMLIADYSDLLFQKDIQPLTLGAGNRGSGTGGGVSRSRRGGGGGGRYGRRDDRGEGGSRGYGRRDDRGGGYKADVRDDRGERSERRGPRADRADRPERSERPARAATADRGERAERSERKPRKEGDRSSFSGARKPRSASSERSRPRR